CCTGGACGCCAGCGGGCCGATCAAGGCCCTCACCAAGGTCCACGGGACGCCCGACCTGTGGAGCGGCCTTCCCTCGCTGGTGGTCATCCTGGCGGGCGGCTTCACGACCAACTTCCTCTGGTGCGCCTTCCTGCACTGGAAGAACGGGTCGGCCTACCAGTACTTGAGCCCGGTCGTCCGGCCCGACGCCTCGCTCGCCCGCGACCGCACCGAGGTGCTGGAGACCGCGACCGACGCCCCCGGCGAGGAGGCGGCCCTGCAGGCGCACGGCCTCGACGCCTCGGCCGCCGAGGCGGCATCGGGCCGCGTCCCGCTCTTCTGGAACTACCTCTTCAGCGCCCTGGCCGGGGTGACCTGGTACTTCCAGTTCTTCTTCTACACGATGGGCGAGACCAAGATGGGGGAGGACTACAAGTTCTCCAGCTGGACCCTGCACATGGCCAGCATCATGATCTTCAGCACCCTCTGGGGGATCGCCCTCAAGGAATGGAACGGCACGAGCGCGCGGACGAAGCGGCTCGTCGCCCTCACCCTGGCCGTGCTGATCGGGTCCACCGTGATCATCGGCTACGGCAACTCGCTCGCGCCCAAGGCGGCGGCCGGCGTCGAGTCCCCCGCGGCCGCGCCCGTCGAGTCCCGGCCCTGATCCGGGAACGACCGCCCGGGCTGCGCCTCCCTCTCCCGCAGACGTTCGCTATAAGGATCGCATCATGTTGAAACGACGGCTCGTGAACGCCCTCCTCGCCTCGGCCCTCGCGGGCCTCGGGGCGGCCTCCGTGGCGCGGGGGCAGCAGGTGCCGGCCCAGCCCGACGTGCTGGGGATCTCGCCGGTCCAGCTCCGCGTCGAGGCCAAGGTCGACCCGCTCGGGGTCGACTCGGTCAACCCCCGGTTGAGCTGGATCGTCGCCTCCTCCCGGCGCGGCGAGGTGCAGACGGCCTATCAGATCGTCGTCGCGACCGACGAGGCCAAGCTCGCCGCCGAGGAGGGGGGGGACCTCTGGGACAGCGGCAAGGTCGCCAGCGACGAGACGACGGGCATCTCGTATTCGGGCGTCCCGCTCAAGAGCGGCCTGCGCTGCGTGTGGAAGGTCCGGATCTGGGGCAAGGACGGCAACCCCTCGGGCTGGAGCGCCCCCGCCTTCTGGACCGTCGGCCTGCTCGACGCGGCCGACTGGAAGGCCGAATGGATCGGCCACGACAAGGCCCGCGACGAATCCGCCGGCGCCGTGGAGGCCGACTTCGGCGCGGCGAAGTGGATCTGGCACGGCGAGGACAAGGGGGGCGACAAGCCCAAAGGCCACCGCCTGTTCGTGACCGAGTTCGAGGTCGCCGCCGACTCGCCGATCGCCGAGGCCACCCTGCTCAGCGTCGCCGACGACTCGCACAAGTACACGATCAACGGCCAGCTCGCCGCCGCCGGCAGCAGCTTCAAGGTCCCGGTCCAGACCGACGTCGCCCGGTTCGTGAAGCCCGGCAAGAACACCCTGCGGGCCGAGGTCGAGAACGGCGCGCCGAGCCCCGCGGGCCTGCTCGCCCGCCTGGTCGTCAAGCTGAAGGACGGCCGGGTCGTCGAGTCGATCACCGACCCCTCATGGAAGACCGTCGCCGACCCCGGGGCCAACTGGCACGACCGGGCCATCGACCTCGCCGGCCTCCCCGCCGCGGAGGTCGTGGGCGCGTACGGCGACGGCCCCTGGGGCAAGCTCACCGTCACCAAGCTGGTCCTGCCCAGGCCGGCCTACCTGCGGAAGGACTTCCAGGTCGACAAGCCCGTGAAGCGGGCCACGCTCTACACGACGGCCCTGGGGATCCACGACGCCCACGTCAACGGCGTCCGCGTCGCCGACGACTACTTCAACCCCGGCTGGACCGACTACACGAAGCGCGTCTACTACCGGACGTACGACGTCACCCGGCTCGTCCGCCCCGGCGCCAACGCCCTGGGGGCGATCCTGGCCGACGGCTGGTACAGCGGCTACGTCGGCTTCGGCAAGCTCCGCGACCACTACGGCAAGAAGCCCCGCCTCAAGGCCCAGCTCGTGGTCGAGCACGCCGACGGGTCGACCTCCGTCGTCGCCACCGGCCCGGACTGGAAGGCGGCCGTCGGGCCGATCCTCGAGGCCGACTTCCTCATGGGCGAGACCTACGACGCCCGCCTCGAGAAGGCCGGCTGGGACCAGCCCGGCTACGACGCCTCGGCCTGGGCCGCGGTCGATTCCGGGGCCGAGATGGACCCGAAGGTCGAGGCCCACCCCGGGCCCCCGGTCCTGCCGTTCACCGAGCTGCGCGCCAAGACTTCCGCCCCGGTCAAGCCGGGCGTCTACGTGCTCGACTACGGCCGGAACTTCGCCGGCGTCCCCCGCCTGCGGCTCCGCGGCGAGCCCGGCCAGGCGATCACCCTGCGGTTCGCCGAGCGGCTCAACCCCGACGGCTCCGTCTACGTCACCAACCTCCGCGAGGCCCGCTGCATCGACACCTACGTCTGCAAGGGGACCGGCGAGGAGGAGGTCTGGTCGCCCCGGTTCACCTTCCACGGCTACCAGTACCTGGAGGTCTCGGGCCTGAAGTCGCCCCCCACCACCGAGACGGTGGTCGGCCTGGCCCTCTCCAGCGCCACGGCCGTCGCCGGCCGGTTCCAGACGTCCGACCCGATGCTCAACCAGCTCCACAGCAACATCTACTGGACCCAGCGGGCGAACTTCATCGACATCCCCACCGACTGCCCCCAGCGCGACGAGCGCCTGGGCTGGACGGGCGACGCCCAGGTCTACATCAAGACCGCGAGCCTCAACGC
The DNA window shown above is from Paludisphaera mucosa and carries:
- a CDS encoding family 78 glycoside hydrolase catalytic domain, whose protein sequence is MLKRRLVNALLASALAGLGAASVARGQQVPAQPDVLGISPVQLRVEAKVDPLGVDSVNPRLSWIVASSRRGEVQTAYQIVVATDEAKLAAEEGGDLWDSGKVASDETTGISYSGVPLKSGLRCVWKVRIWGKDGNPSGWSAPAFWTVGLLDAADWKAEWIGHDKARDESAGAVEADFGAAKWIWHGEDKGGDKPKGHRLFVTEFEVAADSPIAEATLLSVADDSHKYTINGQLAAAGSSFKVPVQTDVARFVKPGKNTLRAEVENGAPSPAGLLARLVVKLKDGRVVESITDPSWKTVADPGANWHDRAIDLAGLPAAEVVGAYGDGPWGKLTVTKLVLPRPAYLRKDFQVDKPVKRATLYTTALGIHDAHVNGVRVADDYFNPGWTDYTKRVYYRTYDVTRLVRPGANALGAILADGWYSGYVGFGKLRDHYGKKPRLKAQLVVEHADGSTSVVATGPDWKAAVGPILEADFLMGETYDARLEKAGWDQPGYDASAWAAVDSGAEMDPKVEAHPGPPVLPFTELRAKTSAPVKPGVYVLDYGRNFAGVPRLRLRGEPGQAITLRFAERLNPDGSVYVTNLREARCIDTYVCKGTGEEEVWSPRFTFHGYQYLEVSGLKSPPTTETVVGLALSSATAVAGRFQTSDPMLNQLHSNIYWTQRANFIDIPTDCPQRDERLGWTGDAQVYIKTASLNADVQAFFDKWLVDLTDGQRADGQFPMVAPVKVAGDDGGPAWAEAGVVCPWTIYQVYNDKRLLERQYPSMAKYVEFQIARSTPDLLPPEKYHAFGDWLSIGADTPKDVIYSAYFALAARTTSKAAEVLGKAEDAKKYADVYEKIKASFNRAYVAEDGRIKGDTQACYVLALSNDLVDGEKAKQAAEHLVKDIEAKGWHLSTGFVGTKDLMLVLSKIGRQDVAYRLLFNDTFPSWGFSIRHGATSIWERWDGWTPDKGFQDPGMNSFAHYSFGAVYGWIVENIGGIHAADVAYKRIVIAPKLTDKLTFASTSYRSVRGDVAVAWTRNAGVVTMDVTIPANTTAKIAVPAADPAAIAESGVPLAQAQAQGVKVAGVEEGATIVEVGSGRYVFTFAAR
- the rhaT gene encoding L-rhamnose/proton symporter RhaT — translated: MTPNPFLGLVYHWLGGLASGSFYVPYRFVRKWSWETYWLTGGVFSWIIAPWALGLGMTNDLPSVISETPAETLLKVYLFGVLWGMGGLTFGLTMRYLGMSLGMAVALGYTAAFGTMVPPIVKGELFTKILPTLSGQVVLFGVLVCLAGIAVAGLAGMSKEHELSEEAKKSSIQEFDFKKGLLVATFSGVMSACFAFGLDASGPIKALTKVHGTPDLWSGLPSLVVILAGGFTTNFLWCAFLHWKNGSAYQYLSPVVRPDASLARDRTEVLETATDAPGEEAALQAHGLDASAAEAASGRVPLFWNYLFSALAGVTWYFQFFFYTMGETKMGEDYKFSSWTLHMASIMIFSTLWGIALKEWNGTSARTKRLVALTLAVLIGSTVIIGYGNSLAPKAAAGVESPAAAPVESRP